One window from the genome of Enterobacteriaceae bacterium Kacie_13 encodes:
- a CDS encoding DUF4153 domain-containing protein: MPQFTRAGSVMPPVPSAARALILAICVLQGLLLYFFLSYHASPALESLSHNIYGQTMAFTLPVLISLSVVRLNDRRFWGCIAVLTLLLAGMSAWVKSNSMATPADSLLLPFYLSLIVLIYFVLPWLQVQSFTSQTRYRYANLAACYSQNTLCLMLTLLLMQLTVGVLALCSALFRLIGIDYFHELFFDTPLFMWLVYGVLLGISIISCRTQPSLMNVTKNIIRLILKCLLPLVAFVALIFLCALPFTGLKALSTAWSAASLLTVMAMSILILVNVVRETDSAVKPYPHIIRLMVNAAILLLPVYAALAMYATGLRIAQYGWTPQRLWAVLTIGVTLVASICYSLSVIDKRPDWLPHITQFNKPLSLLIVVLVIAVNSPLLDPYRISVNNQIARLDEGKTQAKDLDLRMLRFDTGRRGNEALIALQQNPAFMTDPRLMTILKNTISQTSRWGSYGVEDAAQAAKNYRPENAKKMFQLAKGSVSPEDAWWNSLPELEKYTSTLRDCLGLQGACILNTLELNNDKQKEIFLCNTLNTVSISCRIYAKQAGKWQQAGELYLYDDKDKDGLIQALRNGEVKPVQRRWADVQIQGKRRVVHYSSENE; this comes from the coding sequence ATGCCTCAGTTCACCCGCGCAGGCAGCGTTATGCCACCTGTTCCCTCTGCCGCCCGCGCATTGATCCTCGCGATTTGCGTACTCCAGGGGCTCTTGCTGTATTTCTTCCTTTCATACCACGCGTCCCCCGCGCTCGAATCCCTGAGCCATAATATTTACGGCCAGACGATGGCATTTACATTACCGGTACTGATTTCTTTATCTGTGGTGCGACTGAATGACCGTCGTTTTTGGGGCTGTATCGCAGTGCTTACGCTGTTGCTCGCGGGCATGTCGGCATGGGTAAAAAGCAACAGCATGGCAACGCCTGCAGATTCGCTGCTCCTGCCTTTTTACCTTTCACTGATCGTACTTATCTATTTTGTGTTGCCGTGGTTGCAGGTGCAGTCTTTCACTTCCCAGACGCGCTACCGCTATGCCAATCTGGCGGCCTGCTATTCGCAAAATACCCTGTGCCTGATGCTCACCCTGCTGCTGATGCAGCTGACCGTCGGCGTGCTGGCTCTGTGCAGCGCGCTGTTCCGGTTGATCGGCATTGACTATTTCCACGAGCTGTTTTTCGACACGCCACTGTTTATGTGGCTGGTTTACGGGGTATTACTCGGGATCAGTATCATCAGCTGTCGCACGCAGCCATCATTGATGAATGTCACCAAAAACATCATCCGCCTTATCCTGAAATGTCTGCTGCCGCTGGTGGCGTTCGTGGCGTTGATCTTCCTTTGCGCCCTGCCGTTTACCGGTCTGAAAGCCCTGTCGACCGCCTGGTCGGCAGCCAGTCTGCTGACCGTGATGGCGATGAGCATTCTGATACTGGTTAACGTAGTGCGCGAAACGGACAGCGCGGTGAAGCCGTATCCACACATCATCCGCCTGATGGTAAATGCCGCTATCCTGTTGCTGCCGGTGTATGCCGCACTGGCGATGTACGCGACCGGGCTGCGCATCGCGCAGTACGGTTGGACGCCGCAGCGCCTGTGGGCGGTGCTGACCATCGGCGTAACGCTGGTGGCTTCAATTTGCTACAGCCTGTCCGTTATCGATAAACGCCCCGACTGGTTGCCGCACATCACGCAGTTCAACAAACCGCTGTCGCTGCTGATAGTAGTGCTGGTGATCGCCGTGAACAGCCCGTTGCTCGACCCCTATCGCATCAGCGTGAATAATCAGATCGCCCGTCTGGACGAAGGAAAAACGCAGGCAAAAGATCTCGATTTGCGAATGCTGCGCTTCGATACCGGCCGGCGTGGAAATGAGGCGCTGATAGCGCTACAGCAAAACCCGGCGTTTATGACCGATCCGCGCCTGATGACAATCTTGAAAAACACGATTTCTCAGACTTCGCGCTGGGGGTCTTACGGTGTGGAAGATGCCGCTCAGGCGGCAAAAAATTATCGTCCGGAAAATGCGAAGAAAATGTTTCAGCTGGCGAAGGGCTCAGTTTCACCTGAGGATGCCTGGTGGAACAGCCTGCCGGAGCTGGAGAAATACACCAGCACGCTGCGCGATTGCCTCGGACTGCAGGGTGCATGCATCCTCAATACGCTCGAGCTAAATAATGACAAACAGAAAGAAATTTTCCTGTGTAACACGCTCAATACCGTTTCCATCAGCTGCCGTATTTACGCCAAACAGGCAGGAAAATGGCAGCAGGCTGGCGAACTGTATCTTTACGATGACAAAGATAAAGACGGGCTGATTCAGGCGCTGCGCAACGGGGAAGTGAAACCGGTACAGCGCAGATGGGCAGATGTGCAGATTCAGGGCAAACGTCGGGTAGTCCATTACAGCAGCGAAAACGAGTAA
- a CDS encoding GNAT family N-acetyltransferase, translating into MISLSTSRLVMQPLQVDDWAFFLRLYQTPDVMRFIGNLETPAQIHSRFEQRLGNWDRYCDFWLCLLIREKETGAAVGLTGFFPDWRPYQQAEVGFILAPEHQGKGYAVESLREVLNFAFEHCDFHRLQANVLEGNHASRRVLEKCGFQMEGLLRDSYRIGEAWKNDWLLGLLKSDPRP; encoded by the coding sequence ATGATTTCTTTATCCACCTCAAGGCTGGTAATGCAGCCGCTTCAGGTCGACGACTGGGCTTTTTTCCTGCGGTTGTATCAGACCCCTGACGTCATGCGTTTTATCGGTAATCTCGAAACCCCCGCGCAGATCCACAGCCGCTTTGAACAGCGTCTGGGTAACTGGGATCGTTATTGCGATTTCTGGCTGTGTTTACTGATCCGCGAAAAAGAGACCGGCGCTGCCGTCGGCCTGACCGGATTCTTCCCCGACTGGAGACCTTATCAGCAGGCGGAGGTCGGGTTTATTCTGGCACCGGAACACCAGGGCAAAGGTTATGCGGTGGAATCCCTGCGCGAAGTGCTGAACTTTGCCTTCGAACACTGCGATTTCCACCGCTTACAGGCCAACGTGCTGGAAGGTAATCACGCTTCACGCCGTGTACTGGAGAAATGTGGTTTTCAGATGGAAGGGCTGCTGCGCGACAGCTACCGCATCGGGGAAGCGTGGAAGAACGACTGGCTGCTGGGGCTGCTGAAAAGCGATCCGCGTCCTTAG
- the csgD gene encoding transcriptional regulator CsgD, whose product MLNETAINNNILLLVTKPSLQASALLQQLKQQLCVNTRLHNIHKSLEDQYLHQTLILFDMMEADRRTIDQWQSALHHYHDSVKLLLLNTPDEYHFREIETWPRISAVFYLSTDENNLVEGIKSVIRGECYFSQGFASYLINQSGAFRHLNSEDTGLTHREKEILNKLRVGASNTEIARLLFISENTVKTHLYNLFRKISVKNRTQAASWANDNLKR is encoded by the coding sequence ATGCTTAATGAAACGGCGATCAATAATAATATCCTTTTATTAGTGACAAAACCGTCATTGCAGGCAAGTGCTTTATTGCAACAATTGAAACAGCAACTTTGTGTCAATACGCGACTTCACAACATTCATAAATCCCTGGAGGATCAATATCTTCATCAAACGTTAATTCTCTTCGATATGATGGAAGCCGATCGTCGCACAATTGATCAGTGGCAATCAGCATTACATCATTATCACGATAGCGTGAAGTTATTATTATTAAATACGCCTGACGAATATCATTTTCGGGAAATTGAAACCTGGCCCCGGATCAGTGCTGTGTTTTACCTCTCGACCGATGAAAACAATCTGGTTGAAGGGATTAAAAGCGTGATCCGCGGAGAGTGCTACTTCTCGCAGGGCTTCGCCAGCTATCTGATCAACCAGTCCGGTGCCTTTCGTCACCTTAATTCTGAGGACACCGGACTGACCCATCGCGAAAAAGAGATCCTCAATAAATTACGCGTCGGTGCCTCGAACACTGAAATCGCCCGGTTGCTGTTTATCAGTGAAAACACTGTTAAAACGCATCTCTATAATTTATTTAGAAAAATCTCAGTTAAAAACCGCACTCAGGCGGCGTCCTGGGCCAACGACAATCTCAAGCGCTGA
- a CDS encoding alanine transaminase has product MADSRSPRRFSRIDRLPPYVFNITAELKMAARHRGEDIIDFSMGNPDGPTPPHIVEKLVQVAQREDTHGYSTSRGIPRLRRAISRWYADRYQVEIDPESEAIVTIGSKEGLAHLMLATLDHGDTVLVPNPSYPIHIYGAVIAGAQVRSVPLAEGVDFFAELEKAIRETIPRPKMMILGFPSNPTAQCVELDFFERVVALAKQYDVLVIHDLAYADIVYDGWKAPSIMQVPGAKDIAVEFFTLSKSYNMAGWRIGFMVGNPELVSALARIKSYHDYGTFTPLQVAAIAALEGDQQCVKDIAEQYRQRRNVLVRGLHEAGWMVENPKASMYVWAKIPPAYAHLGSLEFAKRLLADAKVCVSPGIGFGDYGDTHVRFALIENQDRIRQAIRGIKAMFRADGLLPAKKAAGESPVEQDPALNP; this is encoded by the coding sequence ATGGCTGACTCACGTTCACCACGTCGTTTTTCACGCATTGATCGTCTTCCCCCTTATGTATTCAACATCACCGCTGAGCTGAAAATGGCTGCGCGTCATCGCGGCGAAGACATTATCGATTTCAGTATGGGTAACCCCGACGGCCCGACGCCACCACACATCGTGGAAAAACTGGTGCAGGTTGCCCAGCGTGAAGACACTCACGGTTATTCGACCTCGCGCGGTATCCCGCGTCTGCGCCGCGCCATCTCTCGCTGGTACGCGGATCGCTATCAGGTGGAGATTGATCCGGAAAGCGAAGCCATCGTCACCATCGGTTCGAAAGAAGGTCTGGCGCATCTGATGCTGGCCACGCTGGATCACGGTGACACCGTGCTGGTGCCGAATCCAAGTTATCCCATCCACATCTACGGTGCGGTGATAGCCGGTGCGCAGGTGCGCTCCGTGCCGCTGGCCGAAGGAGTGGATTTCTTCGCTGAGCTGGAAAAAGCTATCCGCGAAACCATTCCGCGCCCGAAAATGATGATCCTCGGTTTCCCCTCTAACCCGACGGCGCAGTGCGTGGAACTTGATTTCTTCGAACGCGTCGTTGCGCTGGCGAAACAGTACGACGTGCTGGTGATCCACGATCTGGCCTATGCCGATATCGTCTATGACGGCTGGAAAGCACCGTCGATCATGCAGGTGCCGGGCGCAAAAGATATCGCGGTGGAATTCTTCACGCTGTCGAAAAGCTACAACATGGCGGGCTGGCGTATCGGCTTTATGGTGGGTAACCCTGAGCTGGTCAGTGCGCTGGCGCGTATCAAAAGTTATCACGATTACGGCACCTTCACGCCGTTGCAGGTTGCAGCAATTGCCGCACTGGAAGGCGATCAGCAGTGCGTGAAAGACATCGCCGAGCAATACCGTCAGCGTCGTAACGTGCTGGTGCGCGGTCTGCACGAAGCGGGCTGGATGGTGGAAAACCCGAAAGCGTCGATGTACGTCTGGGCGAAAATTCCTCCGGCGTATGCGCATCTGGGATCTCTGGAGTTTGCCAAACGTCTGCTGGCGGATGCCAAAGTTTGTGTTTCCCCGGGCATCGGATTTGGAGATTATGGCGATACCCATGTGCGCTTTGCGCTGATCGAAAACCAGGACAGGATCCGTCAGGCAATTCGCGGTATCAAAGCGATGTTCCGCGCCGACGGTTTGCTGCCTGCGAAGAAAGCGGCGGGTGAATCACCGGTGGAACAGGATCCGGCGCTCAATCCGTAA
- the csgF gene encoding curli production assembly/transport protein CsgF has product MLLALLTASPLSWGGNMVFQFVNPNFGGNPNNGSFLLNEAQAQNSYKDPDSYDFGSSGTSALDNFTSSIQSQLLGSLMGNINQGKPGRLVTQDFIVDIQNTDGQLVMNVTDRQTGKVSTIQVQGLSSTTN; this is encoded by the coding sequence ATGCTGCTGGCGTTGCTGACGGCGTCCCCACTTTCCTGGGGCGGCAATATGGTCTTCCAGTTTGTAAATCCGAATTTTGGCGGTAACCCGAATAACGGCTCGTTTTTACTCAACGAGGCGCAGGCGCAGAACTCCTATAAAGACCCTGACAGCTATGACTTTGGGTCGTCCGGCACCTCTGCGCTGGATAACTTTACGTCATCGATCCAGTCGCAACTGCTTGGCAGCCTGATGGGCAACATCAATCAGGGCAAACCGGGGCGACTGGTGACGCAGGACTTTATAGTCGATATCCAGAATACCGACGGGCAGTTGGTGATGAATGTTACCGATCGCCAGACCGGCAAGGTATCCACCATTCAGGTTCAGGGTTTGTCTTCAACGACAAACTAA
- a CDS encoding HoxN/HupN/NixA family nickel/cobalt transporter, whose product MINREFFHTHRRAFWLFIGLIAVNLLAWGWALAAFRHSAALIAAALLAYGYGLRHAVDADHIAAIDNVTRKLMQQGQRPVAVGAFFSLGHSSIVVLACVAIAATSLVFGNKIGWLHDYGSTIGTLVSALFLLMMALLNALILRDVYRRFQQVKQGQTFTDKEELQQIQGGVMSRLFSFAFNMVNKSWQMYLVGFLFGLGFDTATEIGLLGISAAGASSGMSVWSIMVFPALFASGMALIDSLDNFVMVGAYGWAFDKPVRKLYYNMTITATSVVIALFIGGLEALGLIADKLELQGGAWSIVERLNDNMGSVGYAAVAIFVVFWGISALNYRRKGYDNLPV is encoded by the coding sequence ATGATTAACCGCGAGTTTTTTCATACTCATCGCCGCGCCTTTTGGCTTTTTATAGGGCTGATAGCCGTCAATCTGCTGGCCTGGGGCTGGGCGCTGGCGGCCTTTCGCCACAGTGCAGCGTTGATTGCGGCGGCACTGCTGGCCTACGGTTATGGCCTGCGGCACGCTGTGGATGCCGATCACATTGCGGCTATCGATAACGTTACCCGCAAACTGATGCAGCAAGGCCAGCGTCCGGTAGCGGTTGGAGCGTTTTTCTCCCTTGGCCATTCGAGCATTGTGGTGCTGGCCTGCGTGGCAATTGCCGCCACATCGCTGGTATTTGGCAATAAAATCGGCTGGCTGCATGATTATGGCAGCACCATCGGCACGCTGGTCTCGGCGCTGTTTTTGCTGATGATGGCGCTGCTGAATGCGTTGATCCTGCGCGATGTCTATCGCCGTTTTCAGCAGGTGAAACAGGGTCAGACCTTCACAGATAAAGAGGAGTTACAGCAAATTCAGGGCGGAGTGATGAGCAGACTGTTCAGCTTCGCTTTCAATATGGTGAATAAGAGCTGGCAGATGTATCTGGTAGGGTTTTTGTTCGGGCTGGGTTTTGATACCGCCACGGAAATTGGTCTGCTGGGGATTTCAGCCGCAGGCGCGTCGTCCGGGATGTCGGTATGGAGCATCATGGTGTTTCCAGCGCTGTTCGCCAGCGGCATGGCGCTGATTGATTCACTCGATAATTTTGTGATGGTCGGTGCCTACGGCTGGGCGTTCGACAAACCGGTTCGCAAGCTTTATTACAATATGACCATTACCGCTACCAGCGTGGTGATTGCACTGTTTATTGGCGGGCTGGAAGCGCTGGGGCTGATAGCCGATAAACTGGAACTACAAGGTGGAGCGTGGTCGATAGTTGAAAGGCTGAACGATAATATGGGCAGCGTCGGTTACGCCGCCGTGGCCATCTTCGTGGTTTTCTGGGGTATTTCGGCCCTGAATTATCGTCGTAAAGGTTACGATAATCTGCCGGTCTGA
- a CDS encoding cytochrome b: MKTRYSLSQISLHWATLLMIILTYAAMLTRDYFPEDNQPLVKLLHFNFGICVWLLMFARIFLRTRHATPPVTPPLPRWQHAASHAVHGILYLLFLSLPVLGVLTLEFGGREWFLLGWQVPQFVTPDPDTRSAVKATHEFLANCGYYLIGLHALAAIYHHYVRKDDTLLRMTP, translated from the coding sequence ATGAAAACCCGTTATTCGCTGTCTCAGATTAGCCTGCACTGGGCGACGTTGCTGATGATTATCCTGACCTACGCCGCGATGCTTACCCGCGATTATTTCCCGGAAGATAATCAGCCCCTGGTAAAGCTGCTGCACTTCAACTTTGGGATTTGCGTCTGGCTGCTGATGTTTGCGCGTATTTTTCTGCGCACCCGCCACGCCACTCCGCCGGTCACGCCACCGCTGCCGCGCTGGCAACATGCTGCTTCGCACGCCGTTCATGGCATTTTGTATTTGCTGTTTTTGTCGTTACCGGTGCTGGGCGTGCTGACGCTGGAGTTTGGCGGGCGGGAGTGGTTTTTGCTGGGCTGGCAGGTGCCGCAGTTCGTGACGCCGGATCCTGACACGCGCAGCGCAGTGAAAGCGACCCATGAGTTTTTGGCGAACTGCGGTTATTACCTGATTGGCTTACATGCGTTGGCGGCGATTTATCATCATTACGTTCGTAAGGACGATACGCTGTTACGTATGACGCCTTGA
- the csgE gene encoding curli production assembly/transport protein CsgE, producing MTLCRKTFWLWLALLCASCLHVQAADVKDPGLITDHTVTSVGHDFYRGFTDKWDRNYPETITISERPSARWGSWISIKIGQDTLYQTLLFPNRRNFNKDVDTAIDGVTEALSRRQLDKALLGTGDLAHDEF from the coding sequence ATGACACTTTGCAGGAAGACCTTCTGGCTGTGGCTGGCGCTGCTCTGCGCCTCCTGCCTGCATGTTCAGGCAGCAGATGTGAAAGATCCCGGCCTGATTACCGACCATACGGTCACCTCGGTCGGCCATGATTTTTATCGCGGTTTTACCGATAAGTGGGACCGAAACTATCCGGAAACCATCACTATTTCCGAAAGACCCAGCGCGCGCTGGGGCAGTTGGATCAGCATCAAAATAGGCCAGGACACGCTCTATCAGACGCTGTTGTTCCCAAACCGTCGCAATTTTAATAAGGACGTCGACACCGCCATAGATGGCGTCACCGAGGCGCTTTCACGTCGCCAGTTAGACAAGGCGTTACTTGGCACCGGGGATCTTGCCCATGATGAATTTTAA
- a CDS encoding curlin — translation MKKTLLTLALLSASWVVHAQQYDMAFPEINSGSAEQYYNGAGNSSGNASMIYQNGNSNTAYSNQTGNGSSSIIRQSGSDNTALIKQRGNGNNADISQSGSDNFAYISQTGGGNSSITQQNFGNTAYILQKGRSVTEIRQNGTNQTSGVVQNSSGMAIRVTQH, via the coding sequence ATGAAAAAGACTTTATTGACCCTGGCGTTACTTTCAGCATCCTGGGTCGTTCACGCACAACAATATGATATGGCTTTTCCAGAGATAAACTCCGGTAGCGCCGAGCAATATTATAACGGTGCGGGGAATTCATCAGGGAATGCATCAATGATTTATCAGAACGGTAATAGTAATACAGCCTACAGCAATCAAACGGGGAATGGCAGTTCCAGCATTATCCGGCAGTCGGGCTCAGACAATACCGCACTGATAAAACAAAGAGGTAATGGAAATAACGCGGATATTTCTCAAAGCGGCAGCGATAACTTTGCCTATATATCGCAAACCGGCGGCGGGAATTCATCCATTACGCAACAAAATTTTGGCAATACGGCTTACATTCTGCAAAAAGGCCGGAGTGTGACTGAGATTCGCCAGAATGGTACGAACCAGACCAGCGGTGTTGTACAAAACTCGTCAGGAATGGCGATTAGAGTGACACAGCATTAA
- a CDS encoding ketosteroid isomerase produces the protein MTEQQLKDKRIDVVKNFYAKLDQADASLLDLFAEDVQLFFPKFGTAQGKSSLGELGKRFALEIDKIQHIQDAFRFVCDGDTLVLEGQMRGVMQNGDRWPTSQTGSHHFCTVFEFDALLIKRVSIYLDPDFNLEDKKRVNNYRQVVKTEENKA, from the coding sequence ATGACAGAACAACAATTGAAAGATAAACGCATCGACGTTGTGAAGAATTTTTACGCCAAACTGGATCAGGCAGATGCTTCCTTACTAGATCTTTTTGCGGAAGACGTACAGCTGTTTTTTCCTAAGTTTGGCACCGCGCAGGGTAAATCTTCACTGGGAGAATTAGGTAAGCGTTTCGCGCTGGAGATAGACAAAATCCAGCACATTCAGGATGCGTTCCGGTTTGTCTGTGATGGCGATACCCTCGTGCTGGAAGGCCAGATGCGCGGGGTGATGCAAAACGGCGATCGCTGGCCGACGTCGCAAACCGGCAGTCATCATTTTTGTACGGTGTTTGAGTTTGACGCGCTACTGATTAAGCGGGTAAGCATTTATCTCGATCCTGACTTCAATCTTGAGGATAAAAAACGTGTCAATAATTACCGGCAGGTGGTGAAAACTGAGGAAAATAAAGCCTGA
- a CDS encoding aggregative fimbriae synthesis protein, with product MHLLLIAAVMSNQLWFDTHSDAQSYVVTPMVSLTKACACQVAVSVSQEGGGGNSTSRQSSNVNLSANQPQPLGRMRFSVPPGSKTQIMITVTDGGTLRLEKQITLPGDA from the coding sequence ATGCACTTACTCCTGATCGCTGCCGTCATGTCAAACCAGCTTTGGTTCGATACTCACAGCGATGCACAAAGTTACGTAGTGACACCGATGGTCAGTCTCACTAAAGCCTGTGCCTGTCAGGTGGCGGTGTCGGTCTCGCAGGAAGGCGGCGGCGGAAACAGTACCAGTCGCCAGAGCAGCAACGTCAACCTTTCTGCCAATCAGCCTCAGCCACTGGGGCGTATGCGTTTTTCGGTACCGCCGGGTAGCAAAACGCAAATCATGATTACGGTCACTGACGGCGGCACGTTACGTCTGGAAAAACAGATCACGTTACCGGGTGACGCCTAA
- a CDS encoding curlin — protein MKLWKIVAVSALVVSGSAFATGNNHGGGGGPSTPPSTVPTFTATQWNSEIQIYQQGTANLANATQTGAQKSLTAINQDGYRNSAGTNQTGDGSLISVVQKGDYNNTNVAQSANGSKVLVSQNGSGNYAQASQGANGSLTSITQVGTANLAYASQN, from the coding sequence ATGAAACTTTGGAAAATTGTGGCAGTCTCCGCTTTAGTCGTCAGTGGCAGTGCATTCGCAACCGGTAACAATCATGGCGGTGGTGGCGGTCCTTCTACTCCTCCATCAACAGTGCCGACGTTTACGGCCACACAGTGGAATTCTGAAATTCAGATTTACCAGCAGGGTACCGCAAACCTCGCGAATGCGACTCAGACCGGTGCTCAAAAATCGCTGACTGCGATTAATCAGGATGGCTACAGAAACAGTGCCGGTACCAATCAGACCGGTGATGGCAGCCTGATCAGCGTGGTTCAGAAAGGTGACTATAACAATACTAACGTGGCGCAAAGCGCTAACGGCAGTAAAGTTCTGGTCTCCCAGAATGGTTCCGGTAACTATGCGCAGGCTTCTCAGGGCGCCAATGGTTCTCTGACCAGCATCACTCAGGTTGGTACTGCTAACCTGGCGTATGCGTCTCAAAACTAA
- the csgG gene encoding curli production assembly/transport protein CsgG yields MRNYLLLIAVFVLSGCLTAAPKEAARPTLLPRAPSYADLTHLPAPQGRIFVSVYNIQDETGQFKPYPASNFSTAVPQSATAMLVSALKDSKWFIPLERQGLQNLLNERKIIRAAQENGSVAINNQRPLSSLVAANILIEGSIIGYESNVKSGGIGARYFGIGASTQYQLDQIAVNLRAVDVNTGEVLSSVNTSKTILSYEVQAGVFRFIDYQRLLEGELGYTTNEPVMLCLMSAIESGVIYLVNDGIDRNLWQLQNPSDINSPILQRYKNTIVPAES; encoded by the coding sequence ATGCGCAATTATTTATTACTCATCGCAGTTTTTGTGTTGAGCGGGTGCCTCACAGCTGCACCTAAAGAAGCCGCCAGACCGACATTATTACCGCGTGCGCCCAGCTACGCCGACCTGACACACCTCCCTGCACCACAGGGCCGGATCTTTGTCTCTGTCTACAACATTCAGGATGAAACCGGGCAGTTTAAACCGTACCCGGCGAGTAACTTCTCGACGGCGGTGCCGCAGAGCGCCACGGCGATGCTGGTCTCCGCGCTGAAAGATTCGAAATGGTTTATCCCGCTGGAACGTCAGGGGCTACAAAACCTGCTCAACGAACGCAAGATTATCCGCGCCGCGCAGGAAAATGGCAGCGTCGCCATCAACAACCAGCGGCCGCTCTCCTCGCTGGTGGCGGCGAACATTTTGATTGAAGGCTCAATCATCGGTTATGAGAGTAATGTGAAATCAGGCGGGATTGGTGCGCGGTACTTCGGGATCGGCGCCAGCACGCAATACCAGTTGGACCAGATAGCCGTGAACCTGCGTGCTGTCGACGTCAATACCGGGGAAGTTCTGTCGTCAGTTAATACCAGTAAGACGATATTGTCATATGAAGTGCAGGCCGGGGTGTTCCGCTTTATCGACTATCAGCGTCTGCTGGAAGGCGAGCTGGGCTATACCACCAACGAGCCAGTAATGCTATGCCTGATGTCGGCCATTGAATCCGGGGTCATTTATCTGGTCAATGACGGTATCGATCGTAATCTGTGGCAGTTGCAGAATCCTTCAGATATCAATTCGCCGATCCTTCAACGCTATAAAAACACTATTGTCCCTGCCGAATCCTGA